One window from the genome of Spiractinospora alimapuensis encodes:
- a CDS encoding type II secretion system F family protein: MSDLFTVTGPYLIAATVVVGVALALWAGREFYAAARQRRVIAARSALAEVERRATTPLARFDSLVRSTEAGRWLERRIQRSGVDLRAGTAVAGIVGGSVLAVVVVWQVLAPVLGILAIAAVSGTFFAYLRQQESRRREEFTAQLPDLARVLSNATSAGLALPTAIDMASEELADPAGAELRHMANSLKLGMPFEKALEDLRTRMPSREIGVLASTLFVASRSGGSLVTALRNISETLENRKETRREVRTILGETTVTSWALVVFFVAALFGVNLVFPGVLETMTTQMPGQLLLGGSMALTVVGIALIRSVTRIKF; the protein is encoded by the coding sequence CTGTCCGATCTTTTCACCGTCACCGGCCCCTATCTCATCGCCGCCACCGTGGTGGTGGGTGTGGCCCTCGCGCTGTGGGCGGGACGGGAGTTCTACGCCGCGGCCCGACAGCGGCGCGTCATCGCGGCCCGCAGCGCCCTCGCCGAGGTCGAGCGCCGCGCCACGACCCCGTTGGCCCGTTTCGACAGCCTGGTGCGCAGCACGGAGGCCGGGCGATGGCTGGAGCGCCGGATCCAACGCTCCGGCGTCGACCTGCGGGCGGGCACGGCGGTCGCCGGGATCGTCGGCGGTTCGGTGCTGGCCGTGGTGGTGGTGTGGCAGGTCCTGGCACCGGTGCTGGGGATCCTGGCGATCGCCGCCGTCTCGGGCACGTTCTTCGCCTACCTGCGCCAGCAGGAGAGCCGCCGGCGGGAGGAGTTCACCGCGCAACTGCCGGACCTGGCACGGGTCCTGTCCAACGCCACCTCCGCCGGACTCGCTCTGCCCACCGCGATCGACATGGCTTCAGAGGAGCTCGCGGATCCGGCCGGCGCCGAGCTACGCCACATGGCCAACTCGCTGAAGCTGGGAATGCCCTTCGAGAAGGCGTTGGAGGACCTGCGCACACGCATGCCCTCCCGCGAGATCGGGGTACTGGCCAGCACCTTGTTCGTCGCGTCCCGCTCCGGTGGGTCCCTGGTCACCGCGCTGCGCAACATCTCCGAGACGTTGGAGAACCGCAAGGAGACCCGTCGTGAGGTCCGCACCATCCTGGGCGAGACCACGGTGACCTCCTGGGCGTTGGTCGTGTTCTTCGTGGCCGCGCTGTTCGGGGTGAACCTCGTGTTCCCCGGCGTGTTGGAGACCATGACCACCCAGATGCCGGGCCAGCTCCTCCTGGGAGGCTCCATGGCGCTCACCGTGGTCGGTATCGCCCTCATCCGCTCCGTGACACGGATCAAGTTCTAG
- a CDS encoding type II secretion system F family protein — MDLGFLMALGLGLGSATSVLLAVYGFYLVTGGPTPSAPSLPTPQRERPPRVFFMHHVTEGLGRPFSAALLNQMGDKRRDAVRLRIEGAGRPSGLTVERYVARKTGEIILYGGLALVLLLTERTLLGLLFVGFCFFTDLDLYGAARKRRDEIETQLPDFLDVLAVTVTAGLSFRTALERSCVSMPGVLSEEFRLALRQMELGTSRREAFEGLRRRNKVEPLSQFVTAIQQAEELGAPLGTALVEISQDMRRSDAQFMRRKAQQLNPRITAITAATLIPALFILVAGALYVGSEVNFSALFG, encoded by the coding sequence GTGGACCTGGGATTCCTGATGGCGCTGGGGCTGGGCCTCGGCTCCGCGACGTCGGTGCTCCTCGCGGTGTACGGCTTCTACCTGGTCACCGGCGGGCCCACCCCGTCCGCTCCCAGCCTGCCGACACCGCAGCGGGAACGCCCCCCACGGGTGTTCTTCATGCACCACGTCACCGAGGGGCTGGGGCGTCCGTTCTCTGCGGCGCTCCTCAACCAGATGGGCGACAAACGGCGCGACGCGGTCCGCTTGCGGATCGAGGGCGCGGGCCGACCGTCCGGGCTCACGGTGGAACGCTACGTGGCCCGCAAGACCGGCGAGATCATCCTCTACGGCGGGCTCGCGCTGGTGCTACTGCTCACCGAACGCACCCTGCTGGGGCTGTTGTTCGTCGGATTCTGCTTCTTCACCGACCTCGACCTCTACGGGGCGGCGCGCAAACGGCGTGACGAGATCGAGACCCAGCTTCCCGACTTCCTCGACGTGCTGGCGGTCACGGTCACGGCGGGGTTGTCGTTTCGCACCGCGCTGGAACGGTCGTGCGTGTCCATGCCCGGAGTGCTGTCGGAGGAGTTCCGGCTGGCGCTGCGGCAGATGGAGCTGGGGACGAGTCGACGGGAGGCGTTCGAGGGCTTGCGGCGGCGCAACAAGGTGGAGCCGCTGTCGCAGTTCGTCACCGCGATCCAGCAGGCCGAGGAGCTCGGCGCCCCACTGGGGACGGCTCTGGTGGAGATCAGTCAGGACATGCGCCGATCCGACGCCCAGTTCATGCGCCGCAAGGCACAACAGCTCAACCCCCGCATCACCGCCATCACCGCGGCGACGCTGATTCCCGCCCTGTTCATTCTGGTGGCCGGGGCACTCTATGTCGGCTCGGAGGTGAACTTCAGTGCCCTCTTCGGCTGA
- a CDS encoding sensor histidine kinase produces MTSAHSLPRSTALVRLLLQLRIALTAMAVLLLLSNGRLDLTVLLLAIAYALLTALVAWQWQVVAPQIQHHPVLVTSDIACAFFILTVAGPAGPFFFATVLTSAVAGIIFAVRGVLLVAAFQVFCYLGALTAPGAALGFQEVVIHPLMYVGAGYVGLRLSRIFARLAAEQAGRRDAERAAAAAEERARLARDMHDSVAKTLRGTALAAQALPIWLARDPQRARETALEVARAADTAAMEARQLLEGLRSESPVRFADAVRDTAQRWSRETGIPVETAIEAEDADPGGIARYEALAILREALTNVERHAAAAQVRIALRGDDGHAELSVTDDGRGFGFTHPPAGHYGIRGMRERAEHAGAALTIDSSPNSGTVVRLRIPLMLLEAPP; encoded by the coding sequence TTGACCTCCGCGCACAGCCTGCCGCGATCGACGGCGCTGGTGCGGCTCTTACTCCAGCTTCGGATCGCCCTGACAGCGATGGCGGTGCTGTTACTGCTGTCCAACGGGCGACTCGACCTCACCGTCCTCCTCCTCGCGATCGCCTACGCGCTGTTGACGGCCTTGGTCGCGTGGCAGTGGCAGGTCGTCGCGCCGCAGATCCAGCACCACCCCGTACTCGTCACCAGCGACATCGCCTGTGCCTTCTTCATCCTGACTGTCGCCGGGCCGGCGGGCCCGTTCTTCTTCGCCACCGTCCTCACCTCCGCGGTCGCGGGGATCATCTTCGCGGTGCGCGGCGTGCTGCTGGTGGCGGCCTTCCAGGTCTTCTGCTACCTGGGGGCGCTCACCGCCCCGGGGGCCGCGCTGGGGTTCCAGGAGGTGGTGATCCACCCGCTGATGTACGTCGGGGCCGGGTATGTGGGGTTGCGACTCAGTCGGATCTTCGCCCGGTTGGCGGCCGAACAGGCGGGGCGACGCGACGCGGAACGCGCCGCCGCCGCTGCGGAGGAGCGGGCCCGGCTGGCGCGGGACATGCACGACTCGGTGGCCAAGACCCTGCGTGGAACGGCGCTCGCCGCACAGGCCCTGCCGATCTGGCTCGCTCGGGACCCCCAGCGGGCGCGGGAGACGGCCCTCGAGGTCGCCCGGGCGGCGGACACCGCGGCGATGGAGGCGCGGCAGCTCTTGGAGGGCCTGCGCAGCGAGTCACCCGTACGGTTCGCGGACGCCGTCCGGGACACCGCACAACGGTGGTCGCGCGAGACGGGTATCCCGGTGGAGACAGCCATCGAGGCCGAGGACGCCGATCCCGGGGGCATCGCCCGCTACGAGGCCCTCGCCATCCTGCGTGAGGCTCTCACCAACGTGGAACGTCACGCGGCCGCGGCACAGGTCCGGATCGCCCTACGTGGCGACGACGGGCACGCGGAACTGTCCGTCACCGACGACGGCCGCGGCTTCGGGTTCACGCACCCACCGGCGGGCCACTACGGGATCCGCGGTATGCGCGAACGGGCCGAGCACGCCGGCGCGGCCCTCACCATCGACTCCTCGCCCAACTCGGGAACCGTCGTCCGGTTACGGATCCCCCTGATGCTGCTCGAGGCCCCGCCATGA
- a CDS encoding response regulator: protein MTEIRILIADDNPIVRTGLVTLLEAEDLTVAGEARNGREALDLTRRLRPDVVLLDIRMPLLDGLAAVETLSAQATVIMLTNSDSPANVRSSIRRGAAGYLVHGQFDAGQLANEIRSAANGSSTPMSGTAVRALMDTTRSAPTGVDLLRLTRREREVMELMARGLTNGAIAKELTLSEKTVKNHVNHMYAKLGVTKRPEAIARWNEALQEQE from the coding sequence ATGACCGAGATCCGCATCCTCATCGCCGATGACAACCCCATCGTCCGCACCGGCCTGGTCACACTGCTCGAGGCGGAGGACCTCACCGTCGCTGGCGAGGCCCGGAACGGGCGAGAGGCCCTCGACCTCACCCGCAGGCTTCGGCCAGACGTCGTGTTGCTCGACATCAGAATGCCCCTGCTGGACGGACTGGCCGCGGTCGAGACCCTCAGCGCCCAGGCGACGGTGATCATGTTGACGAACAGTGACAGTCCCGCGAACGTGCGGTCCTCGATCCGACGCGGCGCCGCTGGCTACCTGGTGCACGGCCAGTTCGACGCCGGCCAGCTCGCGAACGAGATCCGGTCGGCGGCCAACGGCAGCAGCACCCCCATGTCGGGCACGGCGGTCCGCGCCCTGATGGACACCACCCGTAGCGCCCCGACGGGCGTGGACCTGCTCCGGTTGACCCGTCGGGAGCGGGAGGTGATGGAGCTGATGGCGCGCGGGCTCACCAACGGCGCGATCGCCAAGGAGCTCACCCTGTCGGAGAAGACGGTGAAGAACCACGTGAACCACATGTACGCCAAACTCGGAGTCACCAAGCGGCCGGAGGCGATCGCACGGTGGAACGAGGCGCTCCAGGAGCAGGAGTGA
- a CDS encoding aggregation-promoting factor C-terminal-like domain-containing protein — protein MRRARPMRRAEDRGHATLFVILGLTLALLALTVLFIRIGGAQDQRSQAQTAADAAALAAVSDIKDRAAQRILDFGFANATYDMAAGRAQAEAYARSNNAILDDIRASDNSFGSTGHVVRVEVRGALCQRELEEDRSRHWSDLACDGTEEDEDFSTIEGNAAAIAEVDMPQCSGSFFSEGATTCDGVTISDLESARGVIEVRLVEEEGQYLYTGVSGAGVGGDLGPVDPGSNRAIAQDMLGDYGWGQDQWSCLDNLWENESNWDHTAENPSSGAYGIPQSLPADKMASAGDDWRTNPTTQITWGLTYIEERYGSPCAAWDFWQAQSPHWY, from the coding sequence ATGCGGCGAGCGCGCCCGATGCGGCGGGCCGAGGATCGGGGTCACGCCACGCTTTTCGTGATCCTCGGCCTGACGCTTGCGCTGCTCGCGCTCACGGTGTTGTTCATCCGGATCGGCGGCGCGCAGGACCAGCGGTCCCAGGCGCAGACCGCGGCCGACGCGGCGGCTCTGGCTGCCGTGAGCGACATCAAGGACCGTGCCGCGCAGCGCATCCTGGACTTCGGCTTCGCCAACGCCACCTACGACATGGCGGCCGGACGGGCCCAGGCGGAGGCGTACGCACGCAGCAACAACGCGATCCTGGACGACATCCGGGCCAGCGATAACAGCTTCGGCAGTACCGGCCATGTGGTGCGGGTGGAGGTGCGCGGGGCACTGTGTCAACGCGAGTTGGAGGAGGACCGGTCCCGGCACTGGTCCGACCTGGCATGCGACGGCACGGAGGAGGACGAGGACTTCAGCACCATCGAGGGCAACGCGGCGGCCATCGCCGAGGTGGACATGCCGCAGTGCTCGGGCAGCTTCTTCTCGGAGGGGGCCACCACCTGCGATGGCGTAACGATCTCCGATCTGGAGAGCGCGCGCGGCGTGATCGAGGTGCGCCTGGTGGAAGAGGAAGGACAGTATCTCTACACGGGCGTGAGCGGCGCTGGCGTGGGCGGTGACCTCGGTCCGGTGGATCCAGGATCGAACCGGGCGATCGCGCAGGACATGCTCGGGGACTACGGCTGGGGGCAGGACCAGTGGAGCTGCCTGGACAACCTGTGGGAGAACGAGAGCAACTGGGACCACACCGCGGAGAACCCAAGCTCGGGAGCGTATGGGATTCCCCAGTCGCTACCCGCGGACAAGATGGCGAGTGCTGGCGATGACTGGCGTACGAATCCCACCACCCAGATCACCTGGGGTCTCACCTACATCGAGGAGCGGTACGGGAGCCCGTGTGCGGCATGGGACTTCTGGCAGGCACAGTCTCCCCACTGGTACTAA
- a CDS encoding OmpA family protein, with product MRQESAISNLRWLVSACTLLMVLTGCVATDDAEQGGGQTEEGGSQGDDSSSADEPLGSSSGTSTDGGADLVFEITGLGPTSDESLLLEFSIQNNSDDTLPFQTALSGTETSATPNAVTLIDPSNAQRYFPQEFTDGSCFCANWDDQPNLRPGDSLDIWIVYPELQADTDNMIVDIPQSPPIIDIPIGSETTPPDQPSGDLAEPKVLDLYNFADNLDDGTSRSESEEETAIMLSTDVLFETGESALSEDAEGVLEEAGIEIDDASGELIQIEGHADDTGSDAVNDPLSLDRAEAVRDHLEGIVTRSDVVFEAEGFGSTDPIADNESEDGREKNRRVTVTFAK from the coding sequence ATGCGCCAGGAATCCGCCATTTCGAACCTTCGATGGCTCGTGTCGGCGTGCACCCTCCTCATGGTGCTCACCGGTTGCGTTGCCACCGACGATGCGGAGCAGGGTGGGGGCCAGACGGAAGAGGGCGGTTCCCAGGGAGATGACAGTTCGTCCGCTGACGAACCGCTGGGCTCCTCAAGCGGTACCTCGACCGACGGAGGTGCCGATCTCGTATTTGAGATCACGGGCCTCGGACCTACGTCAGACGAATCCCTGCTGCTTGAGTTCAGCATCCAGAACAACTCTGACGACACTCTTCCCTTTCAGACCGCCCTTTCGGGAACAGAGACATCGGCCACACCCAATGCGGTAACACTGATCGACCCAAGCAATGCCCAACGGTACTTTCCCCAGGAATTCACCGATGGATCCTGCTTCTGCGCGAACTGGGACGACCAACCCAATTTACGCCCTGGAGATTCGCTCGATATCTGGATCGTTTACCCAGAGCTCCAGGCGGATACGGACAACATGATCGTGGATATCCCCCAGTCGCCGCCAATCATTGATATCCCCATAGGTAGCGAGACGACACCCCCAGATCAACCTTCGGGAGATCTGGCCGAACCAAAGGTTCTTGATCTGTACAACTTCGCGGACAATCTTGACGATGGGACAAGTCGCAGTGAATCCGAGGAGGAGACCGCGATCATGCTTTCCACCGACGTTCTGTTCGAGACCGGGGAGTCAGCGCTGAGTGAGGATGCTGAGGGCGTCCTCGAAGAGGCGGGAATCGAGATCGACGACGCGAGTGGCGAACTGATCCAGATCGAAGGACATGCGGACGACACGGGCAGCGACGCCGTGAACGATCCGCTGTCCCTTGATCGGGCGGAGGCAGTGCGTGACCATCTCGAAGGAATCGTAACTCGCTCCGATGTCGTCTTCGAAGCGGAGGGCTTCGGGTCAACAGACCCCATTGCCGACAATGAGTCCGAAGACGGGCGAGAAAAGAACCGCCGCGTCACCGTCACTTTCGCAAAATAG
- a CDS encoding winged helix-turn-helix domain-containing protein, translating into MYRQIAVLISMEIEKGDYPPNRPVPSEAELCDRFSVSRRTARSAYDLLAEHGWIVRAPGKGTYAAATPGTPLGNQPPTPHDSQG; encoded by the coding sequence ATGTACCGACAGATCGCCGTCCTGATCTCGATGGAAATCGAGAAGGGTGACTATCCACCAAATCGCCCAGTTCCCTCCGAAGCGGAACTTTGCGATCGATTCAGCGTCTCCCGTCGCACCGCACGCTCGGCCTACGACCTCCTCGCGGAACACGGCTGGATTGTCCGCGCCCCAGGAAAGGGAACTTACGCCGCCGCCACCCCAGGAACTCCCCTCGGGAACCAACCCCCCACCCCTCACGACAGCCAAGGCTGA
- a CDS encoding methyltransferase family protein, which translates to MAVVALVLYLVGVFVAFGLKSYFAWRRTGDTGFRRPQAAAFTGAWWGYRLFVLALLISLMAPVLGVAGLWQIPVTVEVAGAGIVVMAVGLVFTLMSQTAMGTSWRIGVDSSETTDLVTSGVFGVVRNPVFTGMGVVLVGLVAVVPSPVAALALVSYALAVQLQVRAVEEPYLLATHPEDYGRYAAQVGRFVPGLGRVTRVGG; encoded by the coding sequence ATGGCCGTCGTCGCGCTCGTGCTCTACCTCGTCGGCGTGTTCGTGGCCTTCGGGCTGAAGTCCTACTTCGCCTGGCGTCGAACTGGGGACACGGGGTTCCGCCGTCCACAGGCAGCCGCGTTCACCGGCGCGTGGTGGGGGTACCGGCTCTTCGTTCTCGCGCTGCTGATCTCGCTCATGGCCCCGGTCCTCGGCGTCGCGGGGCTCTGGCAGATTCCCGTCACGGTGGAAGTGGCAGGCGCGGGGATCGTCGTGATGGCCGTTGGTCTGGTGTTCACGCTGATGTCGCAGACGGCGATGGGGACCTCGTGGCGGATCGGGGTGGACTCGAGTGAGACCACGGACCTCGTCACCTCGGGTGTCTTCGGCGTCGTCCGCAATCCCGTGTTCACCGGGATGGGGGTCGTGCTCGTTGGCCTGGTGGCCGTGGTCCCCTCCCCCGTGGCGGCACTGGCGCTCGTCAGCTACGCTCTCGCGGTGCAGCTACAGGTCCGCGCGGTGGAGGAGCCCTACCTGCTCGCCACCCACCCCGAGGACTACGGGCGCTATGCCGCCCAGGTCGGACGCTTCGTTCCCGGACTGGGGCGCGTCACCCGCGTCGGCGGGTAG
- a CDS encoding SDR family oxidoreductase, whose translation MERRYVVTGSASGIGACTAQVLRDLGAEVIGCDLRDADVIADLSSPSGRESLVEQVAKWGRIDAVLAIAGGGQTRLLETNYFGTVATLEGLRPLLARADAPRAVAVSSTSSLAPADERVLTACAAGDEDAATALVAGDAALEEAVYGIAKRALNGWIRRTAPTPRWAGVGIPLNAVAPGVVDTPAAAWILDDDSVRTAIESAAPQPLGGFPGRPEWVAHLIRWLAGPENHFVTGQVIFADGGSEAALLGDRQWRA comes from the coding sequence ATGGAGCGCAGGTACGTCGTCACGGGTTCGGCCTCGGGCATCGGGGCCTGTACGGCTCAGGTCCTTCGCGACCTCGGCGCGGAGGTCATCGGCTGCGACCTACGCGACGCCGACGTGATCGCCGACCTCTCCTCGCCCAGCGGACGCGAGTCGCTGGTCGAACAGGTGGCGAAGTGGGGGCGCATCGACGCCGTGCTGGCGATCGCCGGCGGCGGCCAGACCCGGTTGCTGGAGACGAACTACTTCGGCACGGTCGCGACCCTCGAGGGACTGCGTCCCCTCCTGGCGCGCGCCGACGCTCCACGGGCCGTGGCAGTGTCCTCGACGTCATCGCTGGCACCGGCCGACGAGAGGGTCCTTACGGCCTGTGCCGCCGGCGACGAGGACGCCGCGACCGCCCTGGTCGCAGGTGATGCGGCACTGGAAGAGGCCGTCTACGGCATCGCCAAGCGCGCGTTGAACGGCTGGATCCGCAGGACCGCCCCGACTCCGCGATGGGCGGGTGTCGGCATTCCCCTGAACGCGGTCGCCCCCGGCGTCGTCGACACGCCCGCCGCCGCCTGGATCCTCGACGACGACTCCGTGCGCACCGCCATCGAGTCAGCCGCACCCCAACCCCTCGGTGGATTCCCGGGGCGTCCGGAATGGGTGGCCCACCTCATCCGCTGGCTGGCCGGCCCGGAGAACCACTTCGTCACCGGTCAGGTGATCTTCGCCGACGGTGGCTCCGAAGCCGCGCTGCTCGGGGACCGTCAGTGGCGCGCCTGA
- a CDS encoding VC0807 family protein, with amino-acid sequence MNRSPDLAAPEAPGREGSPQREIVMSLVVNAVIPIVVFYGLRVAGVDQWLALLLGLIPPAANTAYSVVTKRRIDMLAGLVMTALLLSVALSFLTGSPRTLLARDGWVTAVVGIAILLTLARTTPYYLFALRTFTGGTVRERIDVAWRDTPAFRRVVYVGTAIWGSALLIDAVSTVVLAYTMPIDTVPLIGAIKLVALILLAEVCSQVYFRQKGKPLLNLEALELEVENAHKEER; translated from the coding sequence ATGAACCGGTCCCCAGACCTCGCCGCTCCGGAGGCGCCCGGCCGCGAAGGCAGCCCACAACGCGAGATCGTGATGAGCCTGGTCGTCAACGCGGTGATCCCGATCGTCGTGTTCTACGGACTCCGCGTCGCGGGTGTCGACCAGTGGCTGGCCCTGCTGTTGGGGCTGATCCCCCCGGCCGCCAACACCGCGTACTCGGTGGTCACCAAGCGCCGGATCGACATGCTCGCCGGCCTCGTCATGACCGCCCTGCTGCTCAGCGTCGCGCTCTCCTTCCTGACGGGCAGTCCGAGGACGCTGTTGGCGCGCGACGGTTGGGTCACCGCGGTGGTGGGCATCGCGATCCTGCTGACCCTCGCCCGGACCACCCCCTACTACCTGTTCGCGTTGCGGACCTTCACCGGTGGCACGGTGCGCGAGCGGATCGACGTCGCCTGGCGAGACACGCCCGCCTTCCGCCGCGTGGTGTACGTGGGCACGGCGATCTGGGGCTCCGCGCTGCTGATCGACGCCGTGAGCACGGTGGTGTTGGCCTACACGATGCCCATCGACACCGTCCCGCTGATCGGGGCGATCAAGCTCGTGGCGCTGATCCTCCTCGCCGAAGTGTGTAGCCAGGTCTACTTCCGGCAGAAGGGCAAACCGCTTCTGAATCTCGAAGCCCTCGAACTCGAAGTCGAGAACGCTCACAAGGAGGAGCGCTGA
- a CDS encoding TetR/AcrR family transcriptional regulator, protein MTPTSSAPRSRQRLSEDQRRKQIMEAAVLEVADRGYEGASLTRIAKRAGVAKGLIWHYFTDKDDLMESTAKRTMRVMHRHVVDMLDLGEPVPDIIRAAVRVAAGQIRTHRDELIALNRIIHNLHSPDGTEQVTVDFYSELYRAQEDLFRRGQAEGSLGDFDPTVMAVTYQGSIDMMLMYFRDHPEVDPYDYADKLAEILLGGMRAKR, encoded by the coding sequence ATGACTCCGACGTCCAGCGCGCCCCGCTCCCGGCAGCGTCTGAGTGAGGACCAACGGCGGAAGCAGATCATGGAGGCCGCCGTCCTGGAGGTCGCGGATCGCGGCTACGAGGGGGCCTCGTTGACCCGCATCGCGAAGCGGGCCGGAGTCGCCAAAGGACTCATCTGGCACTACTTCACCGACAAGGACGACCTGATGGAGTCCACGGCGAAGCGCACCATGCGGGTCATGCACCGACACGTCGTTGACATGCTCGACCTGGGCGAACCCGTGCCGGACATCATCCGGGCCGCCGTCCGCGTCGCCGCCGGGCAGATCCGCACGCACCGCGACGAGCTCATCGCCCTCAACCGGATCATCCACAACCTGCACAGCCCGGACGGCACGGAGCAGGTGACCGTCGACTTCTACAGCGAGTTGTACCGCGCACAGGAGGACCTCTTCCGTCGCGGTCAGGCGGAGGGAAGTCTGGGCGACTTCGACCCCACGGTCATGGCGGTCACCTACCAGGGGTCGATCGACATGATGCTCATGTACTTCCGGGACCACCCGGAGGTCGATCCCTACGACTACGCGGACAAGCTCGCGGAGATCCTGCTCGGCGGGATGCGCGCTAAGCGCTGA
- a CDS encoding ferredoxin — translation MRVTADTRVCVGAGMCVLTVPEVFDQSDEDGLVRVLLPDPRERVRDAVVEAVRLCPSRALAIDQSPAHLGNGVRLGTARSVLNSTGADRSDADPTRRTTRSGQRPRAALPRTRTAQVAAQTDAPDPVDGDPHRLPKFPTL, via the coding sequence ATGCGCGTCACCGCCGACACCCGCGTCTGCGTCGGTGCGGGAATGTGTGTCCTCACCGTTCCGGAGGTCTTCGACCAGTCCGACGAGGACGGACTGGTGAGGGTGCTCCTTCCGGATCCACGGGAGAGGGTGCGCGACGCGGTGGTCGAGGCCGTGCGACTGTGCCCGAGCCGGGCCCTCGCCATCGACCAGAGCCCCGCCCATCTCGGAAATGGGGTCCGACTCGGGACGGCCCGATCCGTCCTGAACTCGACGGGCGCGGATCGGAGTGACGCTGACCCGACCCGACGGACGACGCGTTCGGGACAGCGACCCCGCGCCGCGCTTCCGCGCACACGGACCGCACAAGTCGCTGCCCAGACAGACGCCCCCGACCCTGTGGACGGAGATCCGCACCGCCTCCCGAAATTTCCTACGCTGTGA
- a CDS encoding cytochrome P450 codes for MSQTTPSESRSFPIQRQPRCPFSPPPEYDRLRSEEPVAKVRLPTGGVAWIVTRYEDVRTVLSSPSFSADGTRPGFPTFFPGQEQFLRRPPFIRMDPPRHSYYRRMLIQEFTHKRVKTMRPGIQATVDRLVDEMLAAAPPVDLVEAFALPLPSLVICQLLGVPYEDHAFFQSRSRTVASGGSSPEQSGSALGELRAYMDELITRKQRQPGDDLLSTLVTERLEPAGDLARGDLVMMCLMLLSAGHETTSNMISLGVVTLLEHPEQLAALHADPDLLPGAIEELLRYLSIADSITTRIAAEDTQLGDTVIRAGEGIIALLAAADWDPETFPDPGRFDVHRATRHHVAFGYGVHQCLGQNLARLELEVAFSSLFSRIPTLRVAAPTDELAYKHGALLYGLHALPVTW; via the coding sequence ATGTCCCAGACCACGCCATCGGAGAGTCGAAGCTTCCCCATCCAGCGGCAACCGCGGTGCCCGTTCTCCCCGCCGCCCGAATACGACCGGCTGCGCTCCGAGGAACCCGTCGCCAAGGTGCGGCTGCCCACGGGTGGTGTCGCCTGGATCGTCACGCGCTACGAGGATGTCCGCACCGTGCTGAGCAGCCCCTCGTTCAGCGCCGACGGCACCCGTCCGGGGTTCCCCACGTTCTTCCCGGGGCAGGAACAGTTCCTGCGGCGACCGCCCTTCATCCGGATGGATCCACCGCGGCACAGCTACTACCGCCGCATGCTCATCCAGGAGTTCACCCACAAGCGGGTCAAGACGATGCGGCCCGGAATCCAGGCCACCGTGGACCGGCTGGTGGACGAGATGCTCGCCGCCGCGCCTCCGGTGGACCTGGTCGAGGCCTTCGCGCTGCCGCTTCCGTCACTGGTGATCTGCCAGTTGCTGGGTGTGCCCTACGAGGATCACGCGTTCTTCCAGAGCCGGAGCAGGACCGTCGCCTCGGGAGGAAGCTCCCCGGAACAGTCCGGCTCCGCACTGGGCGAGCTACGCGCGTACATGGACGAACTGATCACCCGCAAGCAGCGGCAACCCGGCGATGATCTACTGAGCACCTTGGTCACCGAGCGGCTGGAGCCCGCGGGAGACCTCGCCCGGGGGGATCTGGTGATGATGTGCCTGATGCTGCTCAGTGCCGGGCACGAGACCACGTCGAACATGATCTCGTTGGGTGTCGTGACGTTGCTGGAGCATCCCGAGCAGCTCGCCGCGCTCCACGCCGACCCCGACCTGCTTCCCGGCGCCATCGAGGAGCTGCTGCGCTACCTGAGCATCGCCGACAGCATCACCACCCGGATCGCGGCAGAGGACACCCAGCTCGGTGACACTGTGATCCGAGCGGGGGAGGGAATCATCGCCCTACTCGCCGCAGCCGACTGGGATCCCGAGACGTTCCCCGACCCGGGGAGGTTCGACGTCCACCGTGCCACTCGGCACCACGTCGCGTTCGGCTACGGCGTACACCAGTGCCTCGGCCAGAACCTCGCCCGGTTGGAGCTGGAGGTCGCCTTCTCCTCGCTCTTCTCGCGGATCCCCACACTGCGCGTGGCCGCGCCGACGGACGAGTTGGCCTACAAGCACGGCGCGCTCCTGTACGGCCTGCACGCGCTTCCGGTCACGTGGTAG